The window TCTCCAGTTGCTTCAGGAATTCACTGTAGCTGATTTCCGCCACATCTTTGCTGGAGGAACTGTAAACGCTGTAAATCAGAATGAATGCCAGTATAATTACCAGCCAGAATGCCAGCGACTTGGCGGAACCTTTCCAGGAAAAAGAATCTCTTCCATCCGGGTCCTCTTTGGAGGGGCGTCCGGGCCTTTTGGGATTTTGAGAGGAAAATCTGTCTTTATCTTCGGCACTATTCATTGCAACAAATCCTTACCAGTAATATACACATTTATCGTCAGAATGGCCCGGAAATTATTATGGGAATCTATTCTATGACCCGGCCTATGAAGGGGAGATTACGGTACCGCTGCGCCGCATCCAATCCAAAACCGATTACAAAATCATTGCCGGTCTCAAATCCTCTATAGGCTATTTCAACCTCTACTTTCCGGCATCCCGGCTTATCAAGCAATGTAACAACCGCAATAGAGGCCGGTTCCAGGAA is drawn from Candidatus Zixiibacteriota bacterium and contains these coding sequences:
- a CDS encoding ATP-dependent metallopeptidase FtsH/Yme1/Tma family protein, translated to MNSAEDKDRFSSQNPKRPGRPSKEDPDGRDSFSWKGSAKSLAFWLVIILAFILIYSVYSSSSKDVAEISYSEFLKQLE